The genomic interval CAAAGATGAAACTAATTGTCGCAACTCCAGTAATCATAACGAATACACTCGTTGGATAGAAGTAGTTCAACAATACACCGAACAAGAAAGCCGCAACAGATACGAACATCCCATTAACTGGCACGTTTTGCTTAGACAACTTAGCTAGCATCTTTGGTGCTTGCTTATTCTTTGCCAATACATACAATGTACGTGACGTTGAGAAAATAGCTGAGTTAGCTGCTGACATCGCTGATGTTAACACGACGAAGTTAACTAAATCAGCCGCAAAACCAATTCCTAATCCAGAAAAGACCTGCACAAACGGTGATTGACTAGCATCTAATTGATTCCAAGGATAGATTGCCATAATCACAGCTAAGGATCCAACATAGAAAAAGCTAATTCGCTTTGGGACTGACTTAATGGCTTTAGGTAAGTCTTTCTTTGGGTTAGCAGTTTCACCAGCCATCAATCCAACCATTTCAATTCCAGTAAAGGCAAAGATAACCATTGGGAAAGCTAGTAAGAATCCCCATCCACCCATCGCGAAGAATCCGCCATGATCAACTAAATTAGCGAAGCTAGCTGTTGTTCCATGGGTGCTAAACCCCGTTGCAATCATCCAAAGTCCGGCAACAATTAAGCCAATAATCGCAAAAACCTTAACACTGGCAAATCCACTTTCTAATTCTCCAAACCAGCGAACATTGATCAGGTTAACGCCAATCAAAAGGATTACAACTAATAACGGCGCCAGCCATTGGGGCAATTCAGGGAACCAATAACGTAAGTAAATTCCCGTTGCGGTTAGATTGGCCATTGCCAAACTTGCCCAACTTAACCAATAAGCCCAACCAATAACGAATTCCCAACGTTCACCTAAGTATAAGCGAACGAAGTCAATGAATGATCGCAACTTGGTGTCGGACATCAATAATTCTCCAACTGCACGCATCATAACATACGTGAAGAATCCGGTAATTGCGTAAGCGAGTACCAATGCTGGTCCAGCCGTTTTAATGGCTTCACCAGATCCCAGGAATAATCCTGTTCCAATGGCTCCACCAATTGCAATCATCTGTAGATGACGTGATGACAGTCCTCTTTCGAGTTCTGTATTTGTTTTGTTCTCTGTCATAAGAACCTCTTTCTGCATGAGGGCACAAAAAAATCCCCATGCCAAATTTAATTTGACATAGGGACGTTAATAACGCGGTTCCACCCTACTTCTTAACTGTTGTTAAGCGTCTTAATTACGGGTATTACTTTTCTCCCAAGGCTCCCCTAATGCTATTTTGGACTCTTTTTCACCAAACCAGAGCTCTCTAAACCAAAAATATCTGCATTATTTCTCAATGTTCATCAAAAAGTAATATTGCTATGTTACCAATTTACCAGTATCTCGTCAATACTGATTACTTTTCAACAGAGATTGATTCTTCAAAGAATTGTACATCCACGGTCTTACCCATAACGGTCAAGACGTCACCAATTTGGACCATCGTGTCGGCAGTAGGCTCCATAACAACTTGGTCTTTTGACTTCAACGCGACAACATGTAGGCCATCTAAGCGATCAAGGTTCAAGTCAGTAATAGACTTGTTAGAATACTTTAGATTAGCAACTTTGATTTCGGCGATTGAATATCCATCTCCCAATTCAATGTAACTCACTAAATTCGGTGCCATCAAATTTTCAGCTAGACGTTCTGCCATTTCTAATTCTGGACGAACAACTAAGTCCGCACCAACTTTTTCTAGCACGCGAGCATGCAACTTTGTTTCAGCCTTCGCAATAACATCTTTACAATCCAAGTCCTTTAAAAGGATTGTTGTTAGGATAGATGCTTGTTGATTGTGTCCAATACACACGATAACGTGATCAAAACTAGGCAAATCCAAGTCCTTCAACGCATCTTCTTCCTGCGCATTTGCGATAACGGCATGCGTCGCAATATCCATGTAATCTTCAACTGTATCTGGATCCTTATCAATCGCTAGAACTTCTTGTCCTGCAGCCATCAATGATTCCAATAATGAACTTCCGAAGCGGCCTAAGCCGATAATTGCATATGTTTGTTGCATGTTTTTCTCCTGTGCTATTTTCCTTCATCATATTGTACACCTTTTAATGAAGATAAAGAAAAAAGAATGGTCCTAAGACCATTCTTCTTAATTTTATTTATTATCTTTGGTGTTACTTTTCTTTGTAGAATGTTTCCCATTGATTATTTACATTCTCTTTTTGTGCTGCCTTGCCCCAGAATGGCACCTTTACAACACCCATGATTTTTTCTTTGCTTACGTAACCCCAGTAACGAGAGTCATTTGACACTGCACGGTTATCACCTAAGACAAAGTATTGAC from Weissella ceti carries:
- a CDS encoding potassium channel family protein, with protein sequence MQQTYAIIGLGRFGSSLLESLMAAGQEVLAIDKDPDTVEDYMDIATHAVIANAQEEDALKDLDLPSFDHVIVCIGHNQQASILTTILLKDLDCKDVIAKAETKLHARVLEKVGADLVVRPELEMAERLAENLMAPNLVSYIELGDGYSIAEIKVANLKYSNKSITDLNLDRLDGLHVVALKSKDQVVMEPTADTMVQIGDVLTVMGKTVDVQFFEESISVEK
- a CDS encoding amino acid permease; amino-acid sequence: MTENKTNTELERGLSSRHLQMIAIGGAIGTGLFLGSGEAIKTAGPALVLAYAITGFFTYVMMRAVGELLMSDTKLRSFIDFVRLYLGERWEFVIGWAYWLSWASLAMANLTATGIYLRYWFPELPQWLAPLLVVILLIGVNLINVRWFGELESGFASVKVFAIIGLIVAGLWMIATGFSTHGTTASFANLVDHGGFFAMGGWGFLLAFPMVIFAFTGIEMVGLMAGETANPKKDLPKAIKSVPKRISFFYVGSLAVIMAIYPWNQLDASQSPFVQVFSGLGIGFAADLVNFVVLTSAMSAANSAIFSTSRTLYVLAKNKQAPKMLAKLSKQNVPVNGMFVSVAAFLFGVLLNYFYPTSVFVMITGVATISFIFVWILILLTHIKYKRTLDAPTSDFKMPLFPISSYMTILFYLAVLVTLLFNETTQVSVIAAVIYFGAMAVGYTIWQRNKNKSV